The nucleotide sequence GGTGCTGTTCATTTAGTTCCACATATAAAGAGGAGACTGCACTGCAATTAACAATGGAACGAATTAACACACGTTTAATCATATCATGTTTGTCTAACACACAGAGAAATTAATACGGTGACATAATTCAAACCGCAAGACAATAAGGTAGCAAAGTTAAGAAAGAAATAAGTAGTAGATCAGTATACAATCTAAAATGAGCAAAGCCCAGCCAATGACTAGCTACAAAGTCTAGGATTAAAACATTCCAGCATACTAACTATGAAACCTAGAACTACGCCACGCGCACGTCAACTTTTTTTAGGATAAATTCTGACAACTTCTCATGGTTCTTCCTCCCCAAGTTTCCGTCCAGTGTTCAAGTCCTGCATACAAAGAGTATATTAGATCTGGAAGAGGAAAAAAACGGTGTCATACTTATTTACATAAACGATGACAAATGATTTTCTCTGTGTGGGCACGCAGCAGGTGCTTGTCAAAAGTAGTCGTTGTGCGTGCACTATTTAGACTTCAGGTTAAGTTAAAGCGTACATTTGCAAACTTGCACATTTTTGTTGTTTTGAGATAGCTTACCACATGTATCATACTAGCATGGATGCCTTTTATCTATACTTCCATATACAACACTCGTATTGAATACAGGACGATTTGGTCTTAAACTAGTATCAATTGACATACAACGGTCTTTCTTATGAGAATTTGAGAAAGGGCACCCATACATTACCTCATCGTACTATTGGCCCTTTGCGACAAGCATAACCAACCCAGCAGTTCGTACTTCGTTCTAACAAATGTATGAAATGGAAAGGTTATAAATCAGTCAAACCAAAAAACATACTTATTAGATACTgcctccgtcccgaattacttgtgGCTCAAATGGATTTATGTGAGCGAGCGACAAGTAATTTGAGGCGGAGCGAGTATAAAACATGTTGCAATAAAGTTCAAGGATTTTACCAGGTCTTCGTCTCCACCAAGCCACTCTATTAAGAACTCCCTTATATGTGTGACAGGAACAGCGTATACCGATGCATGTGAAGCTCCGGCAAGCACCCCAACTACCCTGTCTATCCGTGGCAAAATAAGAGGTGAACCTGATGCACCTTGCTTAGATGTACAACTGCAGGTAAGCGACACTTCATCTGGTTCATTGCTGCAATAAATAAATATTCTAATGATTAGCACGAGTAGAGACAAAAGGAATTTTCATGCTACATTATACTACTAGTACCATGTTCTAGTAAGTAAGAGATACTAAGTATCGGAAGAGTGCATTACGTTATTTGACCAGAATACGTCCCTGGCTCTAGAATAGTAGCAGAAGAGCCATCCAATGTGGTATAAGCCAGCGCAACAACATTCCACCCAGAAGCATATGGTGGGTCGAAGAACCTCAGACAAGTCACTGGTTCATAGACATCTTGAGCCCGCAGCCAAGCAAGATCCCGACCCTCATCAGTACGAATTATTCTTGCATTGTATCGGCGTGGGATCAATCCGTCGGAGTTGAAGAAATAAACAGCCATTGTTCCACCCACGGGAAGCATCTTGACGACATGTTGACATGATACTATGTCACAGATGGTTTTATTGTTGCTGACAATAAAGCCATTGCCTTGAAAAACATTGTCAGTAGCGGTATGGAGACGCACCACAAAGAGTTGATGGTCTCTAAACACCCGCTCGCACCATAAACCTTCATCCATGACATCGGACATGTTTAGATGTCAACTTGTAAAAAAAAAATGTTCCAATGAACAATACGTACATGTTAAACACACATGATGTATGCATAAATCTATTACTTCCTCCGTctttaaatataagaccttttggatattgcattatggactgcatacggatgtatatagacatatcttAAAATATAGATTCACGCATTTTGCTCCGTATGCATAGTGGAACCTTTAAAaaatcttatatttaggaacggtcTCCGAATCTGTTCATGAAGTAATGCAAGTGTGATTGTATGCATCTACTGGCTTTTAAGTTTTAAGTGATAAGCCAGAGCacattagctagctagctagctgcggATGTTGCTCCATGCGAGAGCGAGCCAGATCTGCACAGCACATGTGAGCAAATAAATCTGCAGCGCTGGCGGCATACCTACATACGTGCAGCTGACGAGCAACGCCCCTACCTGCAGTTGAGCGGTCGTCAATGAACCGCCGGCCGGCCGCTGGCTATCGATCTACTACGCCGTGACTAGCAGGTACCAGATCGGTACAGACATTGGCTAGGTACAAGGAATCCAAGGCAAGGACTTAC is from Triticum aestivum cultivar Chinese Spring chromosome 3A, IWGSC CS RefSeq v2.1, whole genome shotgun sequence and encodes:
- the LOC123060120 gene encoding uncharacterized protein, with amino-acid sequence MLVLLPGSHNKLAQRVNCSGRPAGFVCAPASIPARLLCCQRHTSGLWCERVFRDHQLFVVRLHTATDNVFQGNGFIVSNNKTICDIVSCQHVVKMLPVGGTMAVYFFNSDGLIPRRYNARIIRTDEGRDLAWLRAQDVYEPVTCLRFFDPPYASGWNVVALAYTTLDGSSATILEPGTYSGQITNEPDEVSLTCSCTSKQGASGSPLILPRIDRVVGVLAGASHASVYAVPVTHIREFLIEWLGGDEDLNEVRTAGLVMLVAKGQ